The stretch of DNA TTTAATTGATTTAAAATATTTGCATCATGCCAATTTTAGTATTAAGAAATTATATCTCTTAAAAATATGTATAAGATATTATTAAATTAGTAATAAAGAATTAGAGTACAATTTATCATGACAATTTTGGACAGAGCCAAAATAACAAATAAAGATGATTGAAATGACTGAAAAATAGAACAAATCATCTCTAAAATAAAATACACAATTATTTTTTCATATATTACTAAATTATTGTTTAAAGTAATACAATATTACATATTTTTAACCACATGCATGACATAATCAAATATTTTTAATTAACTTTAATACTAATTAAAAACATAATATTTAATATTATAAAATTATTTTAGGTGATAAGGTGGAAAATTTTGATGAATGGTTTCATGACATTTTAGAACAAGCAGATATAACTGATTCAAGATATCCTATTAAGGGAATGGCTGTTTGGAGACCATACGGTTTTCAGATAAGAAAACATTCAATGAATATCATTAAAAAGTTATTGGACAAGGATCATGATGAAGTACTTTTCCCAATGCTTGTTCCTGAAAGTGAACTTGCAAAGGAAGGAATACATGTAAAAGGATTTGAAGATGAAGTTTATTGGGTTACAAAAGGCGGTCAAAGAGAACTAAACGAACAGCTTGCTTTAAGACCTACAAGTGAAACAGCAATTTATCCAATGTATTCATTATGGATTAGAACCCACATTGACCTTCCAATCAAAATGTATCAAATCGTTAACACTTTCAGATATGAAACAAAACACACCCGACCATTAATACGTGTAAGAGAAATCACTACATTTAAGGAAGCTCATACAGCCCATGCCACAAAAGAAGAATCCGACGAACAAATTCAGGACTTTATTGAAATGTATAAGGAATTCTTTGACGATTTGGGAATCCCATACTTGATTTCCAAAAGACCTGAATGGGACAAATTCCCTGGTTCTGACTATACAATGGCTTTTGATGTGATAATGCCTAACGGCAAGACCCTCCAGATTGGTACAATCCATAATTTAGGCCAGACTTTTGCAAAAACATTCGACATTACCTTTGAAGATAAGGATGGAGAACATAAACTAGTCTATCAAACCTGTGCAGGAGTATCCGATAGAGTAATTGCTTCTTTAATTGGAATTCATGGAGACGATAAGGGATTACGCTTACCACCGAAAGTATCACCTAATCAAGTTACAATAATTCCGATTTTATTCAAAAAAGGTAAAGAAGAAGTCTTGGCAAAATGCGCTGAAATCAAAGAAACTTTAGAAACTAACGGATTAAGAGTCAACATTGATGACAGAGACATCAGACCAGGTAAGAAATTCAATGACTGGGAGCTGAAAGGAACTCCACTTAAACTTGAACTCGGACCAAGAGATTTGGAAAACAACATTACAATCGCAATGGCTAGAGATACCGAAGAAAAAATTGAAATTGCTCTAGATGAAAATTTGGCTGATAATATTATCGAATTATTAGACAAATCCGCAGAAAACTTATCCTCACAGGCATGGAACTTCCAAGATGAACATGTCAAATTCGCCAATACTCTTGATGAAATTCCTGAAATTGTAGAGTCTGGAAACGTTGCCAAGTTCTACTGGTGCGGTGAAGAGGAAGTTGGCCATGAAATCGAAGAAAAAACAGGTTATGATGTTTTAGGTATTCAGGAAGAAGTGTCTGAAGGCAAATGCATTGCAAGCGGAAAAGACGCTAAATACGTTGCTTTAATAGCTAAAACCTACTAGTGATATTATGGACGACATTTACGCAATAATACCTGTTAGCAAATTCAAAAATGCAAAAACCCGTTTATCACCTTTTTTATCTGAAGAGGAAAGAGAAAAACTCCTAAAGGTTATGCTTCATGATGTGACCGATACCTTAAAAAAACATGTAGACAAAATATTCATAATCAGCCGTGACGAGGATGTTTTAAAATATGCTGAAAGCTTAAATTTGGATACTATTTTGGAGGATGATAATTCAAATTTAAACAAGGCTTTAAAGCAGGCAATGAAATACTGCAAAGGCAAAGCCAGAAAAGTTATTATAGTTCCTTCCGACATTCCGCTGATTGGTAAGACCAATGTTCAAATGCTTATTGATGCATCCAAAAGCCTAGACTTTATCATTGTTCCATCAAAAGGGGGTGGAACAAACATGATTATCATGAAGCCTATGGCAATCCACACACGTTTTGAAGGTTTCAGCTACAGGGAGCATGTCAATGCAGCCGAAAGAAAGAAACTGAATCCTCAAGTCCATGACTCATTCTTTATGGCATTGGATGTGAATACTGCTGAAGATTTAGGCGAAATCATGATACATGGTGAAAATACACACACCAGAAAATACCTAAAAGAACTTAAAGTTAAATTTGAACCTTTCCGTGGAAGCGAAAGGATTAAGGTTACAAGAGGATGATTTGATGATTGTAATGAGCATTGCAGGCGTTGACCCATCAGCAGGTGCAGGTGTTTTTGCCGATTTGAAAACATTCCAGGCAATCGGAGTTTATGGAACAGGCATTGTAACTGCTCTTACAGCACAAAATCCTAATAAATTTTTCTCAACACAACCTGTTTCACCGGATTACATCTCAGAACAGATTGATTCTGTAATGGATTCATATGACATTGAATTCATAAAAACCGGAATGCTTTACTCACCGGAAATAATCAAGTTAGTTACCCGAAAGATTAAGGAATATGATCTTAAAGCAGTGGTTGATCCAGTTATGGTTGCAACATCCGGAGGAGACCTGACTAAAGAAGATTTGGCCAATGCAATGAACAAACACCTCTTGCCAAAATCAATTCTAACCACACCAAACGTTAGTGAAGCTGAAAAGCTGAGCGGAATAAAAATTAAAGATAAAGAAGATGCAATTAAAGCAACAGAACTTATAAATTGCAATTGTTTTGTAACAGGCGGCCAT from Methanobrevibacter sp. encodes:
- the cofC gene encoding 2-phospho-L-lactate guanylyltransferase translates to MDDIYAIIPVSKFKNAKTRLSPFLSEEEREKLLKVMLHDVTDTLKKHVDKIFIISRDEDVLKYAESLNLDTILEDDNSNLNKALKQAMKYCKGKARKVIIVPSDIPLIGKTNVQMLIDASKSLDFIIVPSKGGGTNMIIMKPMAIHTRFEGFSYREHVNAAERKKLNPQVHDSFFMALDVNTAEDLGEIMIHGENTHTRKYLKELKVKFEPFRGSERIKVTRG
- the thiD gene encoding bifunctional hydroxymethylpyrimidine kinase/phosphomethylpyrimidine kinase, whose amino-acid sequence is MIVMSIAGVDPSAGAGVFADLKTFQAIGVYGTGIVTALTAQNPNKFFSTQPVSPDYISEQIDSVMDSYDIEFIKTGMLYSPEIIKLVTRKIKEYDLKAVVDPVMVATSGGDLTKEDLANAMNKHLLPKSILTTPNVSEAEKLSGIKIKDKEDAIKATELINCNCFVTGGHMNGVNVINIDSEITIKKQELLKTDNLHGSGCNLSSAITAYFAKNNSLIDSCLKAMDYVYGGIKNGNYGTLIAKL
- the proS gene encoding proline--tRNA ligase, whose translation is MENFDEWFHDILEQADITDSRYPIKGMAVWRPYGFQIRKHSMNIIKKLLDKDHDEVLFPMLVPESELAKEGIHVKGFEDEVYWVTKGGQRELNEQLALRPTSETAIYPMYSLWIRTHIDLPIKMYQIVNTFRYETKHTRPLIRVREITTFKEAHTAHATKEESDEQIQDFIEMYKEFFDDLGIPYLISKRPEWDKFPGSDYTMAFDVIMPNGKTLQIGTIHNLGQTFAKTFDITFEDKDGEHKLVYQTCAGVSDRVIASLIGIHGDDKGLRLPPKVSPNQVTIIPILFKKGKEEVLAKCAEIKETLETNGLRVNIDDRDIRPGKKFNDWELKGTPLKLELGPRDLENNITIAMARDTEEKIEIALDENLADNIIELLDKSAENLSSQAWNFQDEHVKFANTLDEIPEIVESGNVAKFYWCGEEEVGHEIEEKTGYDVLGIQEEVSEGKCIASGKDAKYVALIAKTY